A genomic region of Eucalyptus grandis isolate ANBG69807.140 chromosome 5, ASM1654582v1, whole genome shotgun sequence contains the following coding sequences:
- the LOC104447537 gene encoding acyl-CoA--sterol O-acyltransferase 1, producing METELHNFVFVWISVVAALIYCRYISILLPVGPKRLFFFLPLLLLAYGKGPLVPPPTSSPLSLQLFVTTASLPIKISPSAESPTSKNGGGGGLKSPANYVAKCLLLVSLFPLYRRNDYVHEKVMMLAYSVHVYIVLEVALAVIGVAAARLIGMAVEPQFDEPYLATSLQDFWGRRWNLMATSILRPSVYEPIRLASGRLVGRQWAALPAVLATFAVSALMHELIFYYIGRKEPTWVVTWFFLLHGVAVAAEVAAKKALHGMRWRLPAEVSRVLTVGFVVVTGFWLFLPPLLRYDTVAKARRETIAVIEFVKCPWSLLRFSSFTVISGLSSLYPD from the exons ATGGAGACCGAGCTCCATAACTTCGTCTTCGTCTGGATCTCCGTCGTCGCCGCCCTCATCTACTGCCGCTATATCTCCATCCTCCTCCCCGTTGGACCGAAGaggctcttcttcttcctcccg ctcctcctcctcgcttaTGGCAAAGGCCCTTTAGTGCCGCCGCCAACATCgtcccctctttctcttcagctTTTTGTCACGACCGCGTCGCTTCCGATCAAGATCAGCCCTTCCGCCGAGAGCCCAACTTCCAAGAATGGCGGTGGCGGGGGCCTGAAGTCGCCGGCGAACTACGTCGCGAAATGTCTATTGCTGGTTTCGCTCTTTCCGCTCTACCGGCGGAATGATTATGTGCACGAGAAAGTCATGATGTTGGCGTACTCCGTCCACGTGTATATCGTGCTCGAGGTGGCTCTGGCGGTAATTGGTGTAGCGGCTGCCCGGCTGATCGGCATGGCAGTGGAGCCGCAGTTCGACGAGCCGTACCTCGCCACATCGCTGCAGGACTTCTGGGGCCGCCGATGGAACCTCATGGCGACGAGCATCCTGCGGCCGAGCGTCTATGAACCCATTCGGTTGGCTTCGGGCCGCCTCGTGGGAAGGCAGTGGGCTGCTCTGCCCGCTGTGCTCGCCACGTTCGCAGTGTCCGCCCTCATGCACGAGCTGATTTTCTACTATATCGGGAGAAAGGAGCCCACATGGGTGGTCACGTGGTTCTTCCTCCTCCACGGGGTCGCCGTGGCAGCAGAGGTCGCGGCCAAGAAGGCGCTGCATGGCATGAGGTGGCGGCTGCCGGCAGAGGTGTCAAGGGTGTTGACGGTGGGGTTCGTGGTGGTGACAGGCTTCTGGCTATTTCTGCCGCCCTTGCTGCGGTACGACACGGTGGCTAAGGCGAGGAGGGAGACCATTGCTGTTATTGAGTTTGTGAAATGTCCTTGGAGCTTATTGAGATTTAGCTCATTTACCGTTATAAGTGGTCTCTCCTCATTGTATCCAGATTAG
- the LOC104445641 gene encoding acyl-CoA--sterol O-acyltransferase 1 has protein sequence MATELQNLVFVWTSVVAALVYCRHVAKLVAAGPRRLLLFLPVILLFLLLPLRLTTISLGGLTAFFVAWLSNFKLLLLACGKGPLAPPLSLPLFVAVASLPIKIGPSTGSAGGKNGGGDGLKSPANYVTKCLFVAVLFPLYQRSDYVHEKVMMMAYSIHMYIGLEVALAAVGAAAGRLIGAAVEPQFDEPYLSTSLQDFWGRRWNLMVTSILRPSVYDPVRSASGRLVGRRWAPLPAMLATFAVSALMHELIFYYIGRKEPAWVVTWFFLLHGVAVAAEVAAKKVLRGTRWQLPAEASRLLTVGFVVVTGFWLFLPPLLRCDAVAKARREIIAVIEFGKGLWSILRFISFEVVSGP, from the coding sequence ATGGCGACCGAGCTCCAGAACCTCGTCTTCGTCTGGACCTCCGTCGTCGCCGCCCTCGTCTACTGCCGCCACGTCGCCAAGCTCGTCGCCGCCGGACCCAGGcggctcctcctcttcctccccgtgatcctcctcttcctcctcctccctctccgtCTCACCACCATCTCGCTCGGCGGCCTCACCGCCTTCTTCGTCGCCTGGCTCTCCAACttcaagctcctcctcctcgcttgTGGCAAAGGCCCCTTAGCgccgcctctctctctaccgCTTTTTGTCGCCGTCGCGTCTCTTCCGATCAAGATCGGCCCTTCCACAGGGAGCGCGGGTGGCAagaacggcggcggcgacggcctCAAGTCGCCGGCGAACTACGTCACGAAATGTCTGTTCGTGGCTGTGCTGTTCCCGCTCTATCAGCGGAGTGACTATGTGCACGAGAAGGTCATGATGATGGCGTACTCCATCCACATGTACATCGGGCTCGAGGTGGCTCTGGCAGCCGTCGGCGCGGCGGCTGGCCGGCTCATCGGCGCGGCGGTCGAGCCGCAGTTCGACGAGCCGTACCTTTCCACGTCGCTGCAGGACTTTTGGGGGCGGCGGTGGAACCTCATGGTGACGAGCATCCTGCGGCCGAGCGTGTACGACCCCGTCCGGTCGGCCTCGGGCCGCCTCGTCGGGAGGCGATGGGCCCCGCTGCCCGCCATGCTCGCCACGTTCGCGGTCTCCGCCCTCATGCACGAGCTGATCTTCTACTACATCGGGAGGAAGGAGCCCGCATGGGTGGTCACGTGGTTCTTCCTCCTCCACGGGGTCGCCGTGGCGGCGGAGGTCGCAGCGAAGAAGGTGCTGCGAGGCACGAGGTGGCAGCTGCCGGCGGAGGCGTCGAGGCTGTTGACGGTGGGGTTCGTGGTCGTGACGGGGTTCTGGCTGTTCCTGCCGCCGCTCCTGCGGTGCGATGCGGTGGCGAAGGCGCGGAGGGAGATCATTGCGGTTATTGAGTTTGGGAAAGGGCTTTGGAGCATCTTGAGATTCATCTCATTTGAGGTAGTAAGTGGTCCTTGA